AGCTCCGCCCCTGTCACCATGTTATGGAACAACTGAAATCTCTCTATCCATAATTGAAAATTTCGAATTTAAATTCTAATAAGAATAGAAAAATCTTTGATTGGGAGTGATTCCACACTAATGGATCTTATGCATGGGGCGTATTTGGATTATTAGGCCAATAAATATTGAATATCAAATAATTATACAAAATAATTGCATTTGTAACATTTATGTATGTGATTGTTTTGATTAAAGATTTCAATTCGATCTCCGGGTCCAATCACGACGGTTATGTTGATTGCCTAAAATTAGATGAGTATTTGGCTAATTTAGTTACGTTTTTTTTTCAAGCTAAAGTAACTGACCTCGTTGTTAGAACTTTAAAAAGTTAGCGTTAGCTGGATTTATTAATGTATTTCGTTCTAATGTTTTTTAAATTGTTCGATTTTTTTAAGCTAAAGTAACTGACCTCGTTGTTAAAACTTAAAAAAGTTAGTGTTAGCTAGATTTATTAATGTATTTCGTTCTAATGTTTTTTAAATTGTTCTATAAAGTTAAACAATAagttcaaattttattttaactCTTGCATATCATAATTTATAGAATTCTAAACAGTTCAAAATATTTGCTAAATAGAGTAAATGAATATTCATTGTATTTAAATTGTTTGTGAAGTTTGTGATATTCTCTGAAGTCGTCGATTTGTTAGTTGTGTAATAGTTTAGGAGGCTATCGCCTATCAGCATGTGTTGTATTTTCTTTCACCTTTCTCTTTTGTTTGTAATGTTTTGAAAGCTGACTGAACGTCGTTATTGACCAAGGGGAATCCTTTAACTTCTATGCATATTTTGTTGGAAGTAgagaaagaaaaatataatatgAAAGTTTGTTGAACATCATAAAGAAAAGAGCTCtattataattatttaataatatgaaaGGAAATGTACTTAATATACATTCCAAGTACACAAGTTGCATCTCAGAAGGTATCGAAGTTAAATTCCATCTGAAGAGAGAAAACACACACCATATATATTGCTTGCTTGAATGCAAAATCATTTAGCAGATTGATCAAACTTTATACATCTTTTTAAACTGCAAAAAAGGGATAGTTGATGTATGATCAATTCAGCTAGGGACGCCTTATTCTGGATTCATGAGGTGGTCCGATAAACAATTCAGTCTCCACATCTGATTTATCGCTACCGCCTTCTCCATCCTTCTCCCCACTTGATTTTTGTCTCTGTTGAAGCCCTCCAAACTGAAACAAACGTAGAAGCCAAATTAGGGTGAATTGCACTGATACTGACTTTTAGGACCTTTATTTAAGACATAATCTAAGTTCATAATTTTTTGCAAGTTTAACCGTTTAGAAATCAACTTCAGCTTTGCGAGTCTGAAGTTTGATTTGGCAGTCCAATTATATGTACAACTCAAAAaccagagaacaatatataggtgCCCTCAAACTACATTTGCCCACAGTAGAGGAAAAGGAAAAGATACATACCTTCTCCCTCAGCATTGCATTTTCAGCTGCAAGGGCTTTCTCCTGGATATATTAGCAAGAAAGCATGAAACAAACAATTAGAGCAAGTTACTTGCAAATTCTTGGAAATAAGCATaacaagaacaaatatccagtaCTGGAGGCAGGACTTTCACCAAAGGGGTTTATCATCTACTATATATAGTACACAAAAAAATTGACCCTATATAATGTAATTTTCTGATGAAACCTCTCTTTCTCCCTCTAGGTCTTTCCTTGTTGGCATATTtaagagtctgagcaacataacATATATAAGTTCTTTAAAATTTACAATCGCAGTTGTCTTGCAATATTCACTATCAACGCGGTTGCCATCATGCATCCATGAATTGTAACATTGCAGCTTGTCTTACCTTTTCTTTCAATCTTTCCATCTGTTCCCTAAAGACTTGCATCTGAAAAGAAGAATATAACCAAATCCATGTCAAAAATAATGCCCTAAATTTCATAAGACATATCATTGCAGCTATTAGGCAATTGTCTGAAGAAATTGAACCTTTCGAGCCCGGATGATGCTGAGACTGCGCTCCAACTGTTTCTCTATTTGCTGTACTGCTTCAAGGCTGCACGACCCCAAACCTTCTCCCAAGAGGAGCTTCCTGTGTTGCAAATTGCATTTAGAATATTGAAGGGCTTTCAAACTTGCTCTGAATGATAAAAATGAAATAAGTAGCAGTTGCTTTATGGGGAACCTTTTAGATGATTCAAGGAGCTCTATCTTCTTCATCAAACTTGCTGTCTCATGCTTCGTATGCTGCATATATTATAGTGTAAGCCAAAGTAAGCCTTTATTTACCTTTTGCAAGAAACTAAGGCCATATTAAGTAGACATAAAGACAAGGCATAATTACCTGCATATTCACTTCCGCAGATTGATTTTCATGTTGAACTTTGTCTTTAGTATGCCTCTTATAGCGTTCGATTATCTCCTGCATGCTGCCAATATTGAACAACATTTTATCTTAATTAATATGAACATATGTAAGCAACTCTCACACCCGTCAGGTGGTTGATGATTGGGATACATTTTCACAAGGAGGCCAAAATTCTATCATGGATTTGTATAAGATATATACACTAACAATGTAAAAGATTTTATATACAACCTATGTAATTTAATCTATAACAGTAGTGAGTTAAGTTACAATTCTT
The sequence above is a segment of the Lycium barbarum isolate Lr01 chromosome 6, ASM1917538v2, whole genome shotgun sequence genome. Coding sequences within it:
- the LOC132645640 gene encoding MADS-box protein SOC1-like, with protein sequence MVRGKTQLRRIENATSRQVTFSKRRNGLLKKAFELSVLCDAEVGLVIFSPRGKLYEFTSSSMQEIIERYKRHTKDKVQHENQSAEVNMQHTKHETASLMKKIELLESSKRKLLLGEGLGSCSLEAVQQIEKQLERSLSIIRARKMQVFREQMERLKEKEKALAAENAMLREKFGGLQQRQKSSGEKDGEGGSDKSDVETELFIGPPHESRIRRP